Proteins from one Arthrobacter sp. DNA4 genomic window:
- a CDS encoding response regulator, with protein MTANHAGTKAGGLPAAARVLVIDDDPHLLKALRITLAAHGYAVDTAVDGASALAAASRQAPDLLVLDLGLPDMDGTEVLRNLRRWSAAPVLVLSARHGPPDKVGALDAGADDYITKPFGLDELLARLRALLRRVPEPQSRPVVSSAGFTVDLVARQVLRAGQPVRLTPTEWSILEILVRNPSRLISQQQLLSEVWGPSYRKEVNYLRVYMAQLRRKLEEDPGNPRHLLTQAGAGYRFVP; from the coding sequence ATGACCGCCAACCACGCCGGCACCAAAGCCGGGGGCCTGCCCGCTGCAGCGCGGGTACTGGTCATCGACGACGATCCGCACCTCCTCAAGGCCCTTCGGATCACGCTTGCCGCGCACGGCTACGCCGTGGACACGGCCGTGGACGGCGCCTCCGCCCTTGCCGCGGCCTCGCGCCAGGCACCGGATCTGCTGGTCCTTGACCTCGGGTTGCCGGACATGGACGGGACCGAAGTCCTGCGGAACCTTCGCCGCTGGAGCGCCGCGCCGGTGCTGGTCCTGTCCGCCCGCCACGGGCCCCCGGACAAGGTGGGCGCACTGGACGCCGGCGCCGACGACTACATCACCAAACCATTCGGGCTTGATGAACTGCTGGCACGGCTGCGTGCCCTGCTGCGCAGGGTGCCGGAGCCTCAATCCCGCCCCGTGGTCAGCTCCGCCGGGTTCACCGTTGACCTTGTGGCCCGGCAGGTCCTGCGTGCCGGGCAGCCGGTAAGGCTCACCCCCACGGAGTGGAGCATCCTCGAAATCCTGGTCCGGAACCCGTCCCGGCTGATCTCGCAGCAGCAGTTGCTGTCCGAGGTCTGGGGGCCGTCCTACCGGAAGGAGGTCAACTACCTCCGCGTCTACATGGCCCAGCTGAGAAGGAAGCTGGAGGAGGACCCCGGCAACCCGCGGCACCTGCTGACCCAAGCCGGGGCAGGCTACCGTTTCGTACCCTGA
- a CDS encoding VOC family protein, translated as MPTILNPYISFRDNARDAMNFYQSVFGGELTLSTFADFQASEDPAEAEKIMHGILTTTQGLVLMGADTPNSMEYHPGSSISISLSGDDEVELRGYYEKLSGDGGAVTVPMEKAPWGDVFGMCTDRFGVAWLVNVNAARATAAP; from the coding sequence ATGCCAACAATCCTCAATCCCTACATCAGCTTCCGTGACAATGCCCGCGATGCCATGAACTTCTACCAGTCCGTCTTCGGCGGCGAACTCACGCTCAGCACGTTCGCCGACTTCCAGGCCAGCGAGGACCCCGCGGAAGCGGAAAAGATCATGCACGGCATCCTGACCACCACCCAGGGCCTGGTTCTCATGGGCGCTGACACCCCGAACAGCATGGAGTACCACCCGGGGTCCTCCATTTCCATCTCGCTCAGCGGCGATGACGAGGTGGAGCTCCGCGGGTACTACGAGAAGCTGAGTGGCGATGGGGGAGCGGTGACCGTTCCCATGGAGAAGGCGCCATGGGGTGACGTTTTTGGCATGTGCACGGACCGGTTCGGTGTCGCCTGGCTGGTCAACGTCAACGCAGCCCGGGCGACGGCGGCACCCTGA
- a CDS encoding HAD domain-containing protein has protein sequence MGCTLYLDVDGVVCPFGPQGTTGWGSPWQQADAGLLPVTFAAELVAGLNTLALTPGLRCVWLTSWEELAPQYLCPAVGLKGSRWPYLSADGAAGGTGWWKLRAIQDDVESTGPEAVAWVDDQLAFEAEAQRWARFLGRRILTVSPHPRRGITPAELDRIHSFLAQPVF, from the coding sequence GTGGGCTGCACGCTTTACCTGGACGTCGACGGCGTGGTCTGCCCGTTCGGCCCCCAGGGAACCACCGGCTGGGGTTCCCCCTGGCAGCAGGCCGACGCCGGGCTGTTGCCCGTCACGTTCGCAGCTGAACTCGTTGCGGGGCTGAACACCCTGGCCCTGACCCCCGGGCTGCGTTGTGTCTGGCTCACCAGCTGGGAGGAACTGGCGCCCCAATACCTGTGTCCCGCCGTCGGGCTGAAGGGCAGCCGCTGGCCGTACCTGAGCGCGGACGGGGCGGCCGGTGGGACCGGCTGGTGGAAACTAAGGGCCATCCAGGATGACGTCGAAAGCACCGGGCCCGAAGCCGTCGCCTGGGTGGATGACCAGTTGGCGTTCGAGGCAGAAGCGCAGCGCTGGGCACGGTTCCTGGGCAGGCGGATCCTTACCGTCTCGCCCCATCCCCGGCGCGGAATCACGCCCGCCGAACTGGACCGGATCCACTCTTTCCTGGCGCAGCCCGTGTTTTGA
- a CDS encoding inorganic phosphate transporter: MDITFMVALVIGLALFFDFTNGFHDTANAMATPIATGAIKPKTAVALAAVLNLVGAFLSTEVAKTVSGGIIREGSGGVQITPEIIFAGLMGAVLWNMITWLKGLPSSSSHALFGGLIGAAVVGAGFSSVNFESLLQKVILPAVFAPVIAGLAAYVCTRLAYALTARHDPETGTKLTQKRGGFRTGQIFTSSLVALAHGTNDAQKTMGIITLVLIAAGSQTPGSGPQLWVITACALAIAVGTYAGGWRIIRTMGSGLTEVKPAQGFAAETSTASAILASSHLGFALSTTQVASGSVIGSGMGRRGTTVRWNMVGKIALGWLFTLPAAGIVGALTALLVKTGVVGVLIAAIAGTGAVLFMFFYSRKSSVSHQNAVEVEEAGQAVRFAKKKAMARARAEAKAKAQADAKARNSKENQR, from the coding sequence GTGGATATCACCTTCATGGTGGCGCTGGTCATTGGACTGGCACTATTTTTCGACTTCACGAACGGCTTCCATGACACCGCGAACGCCATGGCAACGCCCATCGCAACCGGTGCCATCAAGCCCAAGACGGCGGTGGCCCTGGCGGCCGTCCTGAACCTGGTGGGCGCCTTCCTGTCCACCGAGGTGGCCAAGACAGTGTCCGGCGGCATCATCCGCGAAGGCTCCGGCGGAGTACAAATCACGCCGGAGATCATCTTTGCCGGTTTGATGGGAGCGGTTCTGTGGAACATGATCACGTGGTTGAAGGGCCTGCCGTCCAGCTCCTCCCACGCCCTCTTTGGCGGCCTGATCGGTGCCGCGGTGGTCGGGGCAGGATTCAGCTCCGTCAATTTCGAGAGCCTGCTCCAGAAAGTCATTCTTCCGGCGGTCTTCGCCCCCGTGATTGCCGGCCTCGCCGCCTACGTCTGTACCCGGCTGGCCTATGCCCTCACAGCACGCCACGATCCTGAAACCGGCACCAAGCTCACCCAGAAGCGCGGTGGCTTCCGTACCGGCCAGATCTTCACGTCCAGCCTGGTGGCCCTGGCCCACGGAACCAACGACGCGCAGAAGACCATGGGCATCATCACGCTGGTCCTGATCGCTGCCGGCAGCCAGACGCCCGGCTCCGGTCCCCAGCTCTGGGTGATCACCGCCTGCGCCCTGGCCATCGCAGTCGGAACCTACGCCGGCGGATGGCGCATCATCCGCACCATGGGTTCGGGCCTGACCGAGGTCAAGCCGGCGCAGGGTTTCGCGGCTGAGACCAGTACCGCCTCCGCCATTCTTGCTTCCTCGCACCTTGGCTTTGCCCTCTCCACCACCCAGGTGGCTTCGGGATCCGTCATCGGTTCAGGAATGGGACGGCGCGGCACCACCGTCCGCTGGAACATGGTGGGCAAAATCGCGCTGGGATGGCTCTTCACTCTTCCGGCCGCCGGCATCGTCGGCGCCCTGACCGCCCTGCTGGTGAAGACCGGCGTCGTGGGTGTCCTCATCGCGGCCATCGCCGGCACCGGGGCAGTACTGTTCATGTTCTTCTACTCACGCAAGTCCTCCGTCAGCCACCAGAACGCCGTCGAGGTCGAGGAAGCCGGACAGGCTGTCCGGTTCGCCAAGAAGAAGGCCATGGCCCGTGCCCGGGCCGAAGCAAAAGCCAAAGCGCAGGCCGACGCCAAAGCCAGGAATTCCAAGGAGAATCAGCGATGA
- a CDS encoding dihydrofolate reductase family protein yields MQRIQYFVAASLDGFIATSTDDLGWLLQFDGFEGGADSYNDFMAAVGCIVMGGETYAWLMEHEPGAWPYSGTPCYVFTHHEHRAPDGADITFVRGDVREFIADFRQAAGGLNIWVVGGGNLAAQFADEALLDEIILSVIPVVLGEGKRLLPMKGPTPPLELAASRTLGRGIVELRYLLLRPGADPQS; encoded by the coding sequence ATGCAGCGCATCCAGTACTTTGTGGCAGCGTCCCTTGACGGTTTCATTGCCACGTCCACGGACGACCTTGGCTGGCTGCTCCAGTTCGACGGCTTTGAGGGCGGAGCTGACAGCTACAACGACTTCATGGCCGCGGTGGGCTGCATCGTCATGGGCGGGGAAACCTACGCCTGGCTGATGGAGCATGAGCCCGGCGCGTGGCCGTATTCCGGCACGCCCTGCTACGTCTTCACGCACCACGAACACCGGGCGCCGGACGGGGCGGACATCACGTTTGTCCGCGGCGACGTGCGGGAGTTCATCGCAGACTTCCGGCAGGCAGCGGGAGGCCTGAACATCTGGGTGGTGGGCGGCGGCAACCTTGCGGCCCAGTTCGCCGATGAAGCCCTTTTGGACGAGATCATCCTCTCCGTCATCCCCGTGGTGCTGGGTGAGGGGAAACGGCTGCTGCCGATGAAGGGCCCCACCCCGCCGCTCGAGCTGGCTGCTTCCCGCACGCTGGGCCGGGGCATCGTCGAACTGCGCTACCTGCTGCTGCGCCCCGGGGCGGACCCGCAGTCCTGA
- a CDS encoding hotdog fold thioesterase, with protein MTDNFTPGAFAEELTAAGIPDHMHDWLGAFGVGALVVKMGIHFLEMSPERTVATMPVEGNTQVAGILHGGAHVVLAETLGSFAAGMHAGPGRHAVGIEVNATHHRSIAEGLVTGTCTAIHLGRTLATHEIVMTDSRGRRLSTARITNMLRDNAG; from the coding sequence ATGACAGACAATTTCACGCCGGGCGCTTTCGCCGAAGAGCTGACAGCCGCCGGGATTCCCGACCATATGCATGACTGGCTGGGCGCTTTCGGTGTCGGCGCCCTGGTGGTCAAGATGGGAATCCATTTCCTGGAAATGAGCCCGGAACGCACTGTCGCCACGATGCCGGTTGAGGGCAACACCCAGGTTGCGGGGATCCTGCATGGCGGCGCGCACGTGGTGCTGGCGGAAACCCTTGGCTCCTTCGCCGCAGGCATGCATGCAGGACCGGGACGCCACGCCGTCGGCATTGAGGTCAACGCCACGCATCACCGGTCCATCGCTGAGGGCCTGGTGACGGGTACCTGCACGGCGATCCACCTGGGCAGGACCCTGGCCACCCACGAGATCGTCATGACGGACTCCCGGGGCCGGCGCCTGTCAACCGCCCGGATCACCAACATGCTCCGCGACAACGCCGGCTGA